From Streptomyces cyaneogriseus subsp. noncyanogenus, the proteins below share one genomic window:
- a CDS encoding GNAT family N-acetyltransferase, producing MLIREATADDWPHIWPFWHRIVAAGETYAWDPETTEEQARALWMSPAKRVFAVEDETGAVFASAYLTPNYGGPAARIANAGFMVDPGHGGRGTGRALAEHVLAAARADGYRGMVFNAVVETNPAVKLWTSLGFTILGTVPDAFEHPRHGRVGLHIMYRAL from the coding sequence ATGCTGATCAGGGAAGCGACGGCCGACGACTGGCCGCACATCTGGCCCTTCTGGCACCGCATCGTCGCCGCCGGCGAGACCTATGCCTGGGACCCCGAGACGACCGAGGAGCAGGCCCGGGCCCTGTGGATGAGCCCCGCCAAGCGGGTCTTCGCCGTCGAGGACGAGACCGGGGCCGTCTTCGCCTCCGCCTATCTCACCCCCAACTACGGGGGCCCCGCCGCCCGGATCGCCAACGCCGGCTTCATGGTCGATCCCGGCCACGGGGGGCGCGGCACCGGCCGCGCCCTCGCCGAGCACGTCCTGGCCGCCGCCAGGGCCGACGGCTACCGCGGCATGGTCTTCAACGCGGTCGTGGAGACCAACCCGGCCGTCAAGCTGTGGACGTCACTCGGGTTCACGATCCTCGGCACCGTACCGGACGCGTTCGAACACCCGCGGCACGGGCGGGTGGGCCTGCACATCATGTACCGGGCGCTGTAG